GATTCAGATTAACATTCAACACTCACAAGTTTATGTATCAATCTACAGATAATACTGGCGCAGGAGAAGAACATCCAGCAGCTCACCGAGCTCATCCAGAGCCTCCAGGTGCAGCTGCTGCATTGTCGTGGCAGCAACAGCACTGCTCATGGCGCCTCCTCGAATCAGTCTTCAGCAAGTTACGCCGAAGCGGACAGACATCAGATAATCGATGACTGATGACCCTTCAACATGCCCAGGTACTTTGCATCACAGTACAACCGTCTCAAGGACACACACCTGAATGATATATGAAAGGCACCGTCGTCGCGCATCACCATGTAGTGCCCTGGAGTCTAGGGAGCTGTCTTAGTGTCCTGATGTGCTGTGCTATTGACAACACTATGACCCACCCCTTCTAATACCTCTTCACCCTCGGCCTGTACAGTGTTATATTGTAACTGTATCATGTAAATTTAGCCCACCTTCCTCTATTGAGATTGAGATTGAGATTGAGATTGAGATTGAGATTTTACTCATACCGATCCCTGCTGCGATCATCATCGatattccctccgtccgaaaatacttgtcatcaaaatggacaaaaaaggatgtatctagaactaaaatacatctagatacatcctcttttattcattttgatgacaagtatttccggactgaGGGAGTACTTTCTATCCGCGACAATACACGTGCAGCAGTCTGTAGTGGGTGGGGCAATTTCTCGGCGATATGGTGGTCTGCAAGAAAGGGGTAAGGCAGGCACTCTACAACCTACATGAGCTTTTGCAAGCATGTGTTATTAGTGTTTAAATGTGGCATCATCAGAATATAAACACACGAGGATTGTTCAAAAAAGCATACTATCAAAGAATCAAGTAGAAAAGCAGCATGaagaatctcaagcatctcatgctTAATGAACAAGGTACGCAGGCACAGAGCACACAAATCAACAGTCACAGTGATGACTGAACTCAATGCAGCTACAGATAGCAGCTAGTGTCTGTCAGGAATCCACGAAacaaaaagaagtagaagaagaagaatcaCAGATGATCATGGTCATGGATGATGATGGATTGGATGGGTGGATGACTACTTCTTGAGGAACTGGAGGCCGTTGGCCTGGGAGTAGCGCTCCATGAAGCGCATGAAGCGGTCCCAGTCCCTGGGGGTGCGCATCACGTACTTGGCCTCCACGGCCGCCGGCTTGCCGTTGACGAACTTGGCGCTGACGTCCACGGAGCTCAGCGTGCCCTCCTCGTCGACCATGTAGAACCCCGTGATGTCGCCCAGCTCCGCCGACGAGTCGAACACCGACGGCTGCTCGAAGGTGAAGATGGCCACCCCGTTGCTGCCGTCCCGGGACTTGGTCAGCCGCACGTCCGGGATCGTCTGCTCGTCCGTGCCCTGGATGAACTGGATCGACGGCCGCGACGTCATCGCCATCGCCACCACCGACGATGATCGCCGGGAACTGGTCGTTGGGTGCAATGGCTTGTGCAGCTGCACGGTGACGCCGCTGAAGGAGGTGTGCAGCTGGCTCGtcctcctctggcacgatgaacctGAAAGTTAGGAATGGTGTCAGATAGATACTGAAACTTATTGGAGGTGCATAGTGCACGCTACAATGTTgtacagtactccctccgtaaactaatataagagtgtttagaatactaaagtagtgatctaaacgtttttatattagtttacagagggagtacgttCTACGACTTCACAAACTAAATTGTTCGGACCGATACTACGATTTTGGCCAATAGAATCAACAGGATTTAAAATCTTATCATAGAGTTTTGATCGTGGTTCATAATCCACGAATCTGAAACCCCTGGTGTGTCGTCGACTAGCACACAGCACAGTTGCCATCAGTGCACTGTCATAACAGAAGCTGAGTGTCTGCAAAGATAGACTTGCTTTTCTCATAACTGAACATTAAGGCTCTGTTCGTTTTGATCCTGATTTGGTTTGGAACTCCACGATTTTGCGATCCTACCATGGGGTTTTCAACTGATTACGATTCTGACAGCGTTAGCTTGATGTTAATTTAGACTATCACAACCTTGCCTCCCAATGCAGTATCATTCATAATTGGTAAGTAAGCATCCATAAGCAAAACCTTGCCTTTTTTTTTTCAAACTACAAGCATTAAGGCTATGCTTGTTTAGaaagaaacatgcagaaaacatAAGGATATTTCGTCACCTGAGGCGAGGAGATGCGAAGGGCGGGTCTAAACTAGAGACGACTACTTTGGAGAACCATAATGTAACTTTCGATTTGCTTCAATTTCTCTGGTATGTCATCACAAATGAAAGCAGATTGCTGAAAGAAATATCGTTTCCAAGTACATCCTGCCCTGCCCATAGGAAGAAGGTGGGCAGATCATGTGCCCACGCACCTAGCAGCCACCAGTGCACGTAGCACATCACCGGATCACCCTCTCTATGATGCTACCACTGATGTGATGCACCGTCACCGTGTATCTGTTCTCTGAACGAACGAATTCTAGGCTATCCCAGTCCCAGAGCAGACAGTGCTTGATTACACGTGACCACTACATACACAACAGGGAACTAGAAGAGCAAGGTACGGAAATGCAGCTCGGTTAGCTGGGTGACTGAGAATTACAAGAACCTGCGGCGAGGCATCGTCGGCGGGGCTGCGGCCGCGCCGCGGCCGGCGAGGCGACGGCCAGAGCTTCCATGGCCGGCTGGGTGAGGAAGAGAGGGATGCTGGCGTAGAGGAGGATGGAAGAGGGTGTGGTTTTTGAGTGGTGCAGAGGAGGGAGATGATGGCAGGAGCGATTGGGTGGCCCCGTGTTCCAACCACAGCCATCCATCCATCCGCCCCTTTGGCGATCCGTGTCAATGTTTTTCCTTGCCACCCTGGCATCCTCTGGTATTTGCGTGCATGCCCAAGTAGAAAAAAAAAAGTTACACCAGTGCAAAATAGGCGAAAACTAGTCGGGCAAGCACAATCTTTATCTTTATTACCtaataataataaaacaaattgggtttctggtcgtccgtcattagAATTACCCCCGAAGTTGGCATAAATTACCCATTATGCCACCCGTAAGTTGAAAAAACGGTTCGCTTTTATCAAAATCGAGCTCGGTTTTACGTTATTAGACATCGCTACGTTCATATAACAGGATCGCCCCAGTTGCACCGTTTTCctattttgttttcctttttaatttctcatttttgttttagtttttccttttttaAATTAATTTTTGATTTATAAAAGAACCAAAATTTAAAAAGCCGTGAGTTATTTTTgtattgagaaatcataaattgtttgtgaattcaaaaaacatTTCAAAAATCATAAAATGATCATGGTTTCAAAAAACTGTTCATGTTTTACAAAAAAGATCATGATTTCAAATACATGTCACGAAATGAGAAATGTTCATGCTTtacaaaatagtactccctccgtcccaaaataagtgactcaaaaatgactcaactttgtactaactttagtacaaaattgactcacttttgagtcacttattttgggacggagggagtattattcaaAACATATTCGGGAGTTTAAAAAATGTCCATAAAATTTAGAATATGTTCAAAAAATTGAGAAATGTTCTCTCCTCTTTTTTTCTATCGCAAGCGCGCATCCTCCCCGCACTcagcagttaatgggccggcccagttgcaccgttttcctattttgttttttcctttttaatttctcatttttgtttttgttttttccttttttaaatTAATTTTTGATTTATAAAAGAACCAAATTTTAAAAAGCTGTGAGTTATTTTTttattgagaaatcataaattgtttgtgaattcaaaaaacatTTCAAAAATCATAAAATGATCACGGTTTCAAAAAACTGTTCATGTTTTACAAAAAAGATCACGATTTCAAATAAATGTCATGAAATGAGAAATGTTCATGCTTTCTAAAATAGTATTATTCAAAACATATTCGGGAGTTTAAAAATGTCCATAAAATTTAGAAtatgttcaaaaaattgaaatagatCCATAAATAATGAACATAACCAACCGTCGCTTACGTACATGTTTTATTAGGACATCTGTAGAGGtcgttttatgattttatttagtcccTTGCGTCGGGTAAAAAAAGATTTTCGTATCCATAAATACTATTTCTGTGGGTTATTTTTTGATCCATAAATAATTGTATAACGTTGAGCCCCCCAAAATTGACACAACTTTCTGTGGGTTATTTTTTGTAAGCTATATAAAACTACAACTATGTTTATTCTGGCAGGATAATACTGATATGAGAAACACCATTACGCTAGGTCAGGGTGAGACACATCATTCATCAGTCTAGCTCAGACAGTGTCCATCAATGTAGTTTGATCAGTAATTTTTTTTCGTTGTGGCGCCTTAGGAGATCAAGTCGTGATAAGACCATCACATTTTTTAAATGACTTTTTAAAAGTACCTTATCTCATCATGATATCACTCGGATATAGTTTATGCAAATGACATTTTAAAAGTCCTTATCTCATCCGGGCATTTGATTCAGACTTTTTTTATTCTATCACACCTGTATAATCTAATAGTTTTATCCTCCAAAAAATTTAATagtttttcttccgttgcaacgcacgggcaaattTGCTAGTGATCATATAATCTCCGTAATGCCATTaccgttttcttttttttttgcgggtgcctTGCACCTATTTTATTATGTGACATTATATTTGAATAAAATGTAGGCAAAAAAAGAGAGATCGTATGCAATAAAACAACCCCTCTTATCTGGTTTATAAGGCATCATAAAATAGCCCCGCAAACACGAGAAAAATGTGGAgggctttgcgggagtccggacacgCGAAACGTCGCTCTCTGCCCCCCTGGCCCACCCAAAAGAAGACGGAGCCCGCGCTTTTGTAGCATCCCGCACTTCTTCCGCTCCGAAATCCCCCACTCTCGTCTTCCATTCCCCGTCCCTCTCCACCCAATTCCCGCTCTTTTCTCTCACCCTCGCCTTCCTTCCGCCGCTGACACATGGAACCATTGGAGAACCTGTCGGGGATGGAGCCGACGGAAGTGCTAGAGGATCCGAACATCACGCTTTCCCGGAAGATCAGCGCTCGGCGACGCGGCAAACTCGCCGCGTCAAAGCGAAGGCCGCAAAGGAGGTGAAGCTCAAGAAGCGGTTGGTCATCGGTGGGCCTGGTGGTGGCGATGGGCGTGGAGGTTGTGGTGGACGAGCCGGTCGGCATGACCGTGGTGGATACCACCAGACGGGCACGCCCACAGTACAGATGGCGTCGTGGCCGGAGCCTTACAAGCCTCCGTACTACTACGCCGCCAAGCAGCTCGGAACCCCCGCCTGTACGATGCCTTACATCGTCGATGTTAACGCAACGCCGCTCTTGTCCGAGTATTCTTCACCGCAGCTCATTCGGGCGCGGACGACGGCCAGGAAGCAGATGGGTGCCCTCACGCTGTTTGCTGCAATGCCTAGAGCGGGGAGCCGTCGTACGGCGCAGACAGGGAGATGCTCGACATCATCCACGACGGAGGTGAGGGAGGAGGAGTGGGCTATGAGGACGGGCAGGTGGAAGACTCGGATCCCACCCAGTCCGATAACTACCAGTAGCATCACTCCTACACCCAAACGACCACGCAGTAGTCCTACACCCAGACCAGCGATGGCACACAACGATAATAGAAGAATTGGGTCGCCGGAGAGcagcagccggaggaggaggaggtggaggaggacgacaacgacgatgATCCAGATGATACAGTCGACAATCCAaagaagaggagaaagcttcaACATGCGGAAGGACAAGCTACTATGCGATAGGTTGGCCACTAGCACTGATCTGATCCATGTCACGGAGCAAAATGACACAACCTTTTTGAGGAACATTCACATGTAGTTCCATGAACACAAGCATTTCGCTCCCTACTTCGACGCGGTCATCCGCAACCGTGAATGGAAGTCCCTCAACCATCGATGATAAACCATCCAAGAGGCCGTGTCCAAATATTGTGGGCACTTGAAGCATATCATTGCACGGTGGCCTAGCGGGGCACAAATCATTGAGGAAGTAAGTTTATCACTAGCCTGATATGCTTTAATTTTGTTGATCACTAGCCGGACATATATTGTTTTGTTGCTCACTAGACGAATATGCATTGTCAACAATGTTTCACTTTGTAGCCTACTCACCAtcatgcattgttggttgaagttgaatggGAAACCGGGGTAGAACCTTTTCATTGCCAAGACCACCGCCCAAGCCAACGAGGAAGAAATCAGTGACCCTACCGACCCAACCCAAGAACCGCCAAAGAAGATTAGAAGAAATTTACGGGGGAagaagtgggaggaggagagggtGAAGCGAGAAGGTGCGGTGGCCAAGCTGACGGAGAGGTTCGAGGACATCTTGGCGAAGAAGGACGAGGCATGCGTGAGGCTCTCAGAcatcaaggaggaggagaaggcggGGAGGTTCAAACTATGGAGGCgacggacaagaagctcaagctcgaagAGAGGAGGACCATGATCGAAGAGAGGAAGGCCACGCTCGAAGAGAggaggacaagaagctcaagctcgaagAGAGGAGGACCATGATCGACGGCCAATGTGGAGGACGCCAAAATGTTGACCTTGAATGTGGACTCTCTAGGTGTCGACGCATGGATCATCGTGCAATCCCTCTGCCACCAGATGTTGCAGTGGCAGAAGATCAGTTGGCAGCCGCGGAGAATGAGGACATGACAGAGGCGTACGCGGATGCGGGCACAGAGGTAGAGGCTACCTACGCGGCGGCGACGACACCTCCTTGATCGGTGAGCAGACTGCTGGGATTGCCAGTCCGGCATGACAGAAATGCATAGACTGCCAGACTGATATTCTTTTGAATTTGGCATGTAAAAGCATATTTGCCTTTTCTTGGTTGTGATCGGACATGTCATCCGGCGCTGGTGTGGTCTGACAATTGGGTGGATCGcagtacattttaatatacatttaCTGATGGACATATACATAATTATATTGAATGGCGGCCTTCTGTATCCATGTCCACAGACTGATCCTCTGCCCGCGGATGGATGCAGGAGAAAATTGCGGATGCCCTTGGACATGCACAGATAAGGGTGTGACCGTCTTTTCTCTCTCTCTAATGTACTGAATGTGTTCTTTAATTTTGGCACGCGTTTTCTGAAGTACTGTATCATCGAGTGTTTTTCTAGATAACGCGTTTTTTGTCGTGGTCCCTGTCCGTCTCCGGATGCAGGGGATCAGAATGCTGTCTCTCTGTCAGTCGCCAATCAGGCGACAGAGCCAACATGCTCCAACAAACCAGTCACTTAGTCAACCCTCAAAGTCATGGCAACTCCTCCTCCTAGCAACATCAACGAAATTGCAATGCAGTGCACATTCTATCCATCATCCTACAGTCATTGCAACCCTCAAAGTCGTCGGTGCTGCAGCCGGTCGCGAGGTGCTCGCGGCCTGCCTACCTGCAGGCAGCCCCCTTCATCACCGACGGTCCTTCCTCTCCCCCGAGCCATGGTGGGATCTCGGGTTTGGCGACGAGACTACAATAGTAGTGGCAATCATGAAGCTCCTCAAGGCGGGTACTTGCTGGCGCTGCTCCAGCCCCTACGACCTTGGACCCGTGTCCCTCCGGTGTTCATGGTTGTCGGCGTCCTCTGCCGGGTGGCTCCGGCCTCAACGACCCATCAACTGTGTTCCTTCTAGATCGCGTGGCTCCTCTATGCCCCGACGGTTATGGCCACGACTGCTAGGATCTACGTCCCTCTAGTCCTAGATGTCGGCTTTGCTATTTGCCGTTGCCAAATCCCCTCGTGGTTTGCTCGCCACTTGCCCTACCTTGTATGCCTCAAAACCACCCATTTTACCAGATCTAATGCTCGTGGGTTCGGAGGAGGTGCCACCCTTCGATGGAAGATGCAGCCCCGCCAACCCCTTTCCGACATGGTGGCTCCGACCGACGTTGGCTTCCTCATCTTCCTTTCCGGAGATGATGGCTATGGGATTGCACAACCTCAGGATAGGGAGAAATCCCTGCTTGGCTTGCTGATGCTGGCAGCGGCGGCGTCTGCGGATGCCGtttgtcgtggtcctaagactgacagtagaaaggagggtaggtatggagaggcaatatctcagctatggtgaaggtgtacacacgagatttacgagttcaggcccttcacagtggaagtaacagccctacgtctcggtgcccggaggcggtcgattggattatgtgtgtgatattacagggggtgcgaacccttgtgccagaggatggtggcttatatagagtgcgcccggTCCCTCCCagacctccattacaaggggcttaatgtacataaagtaagggacaTTACTCGTAACGTCTtccttaagtgctattaatgatacTAAAGGGtatggagtgaacgcctgaccattaCAGTGCTGAGTGACTCCCGGTCTTCAGTAGGTTGAGTGACTCTCCAcatggtcgagtgacggtagggaGGAGGACTTTCGAGTGATTTggccgtcgagtggattgcactcgacgtgtaCAACCGGAGCTCTCCTGTTGTCTCTTAGTCCttttatcttccagggtagtgaccttggataaggcgtataggtcaggcctatgaccctaccccaagtctgtatcctcatcagtagcccccgaatggattaaggtgcgagTGGAAAGTAGGTCGAAGTTGAACCTGCTCCGAGCTTCGCGTCTTCACGAGTGTTTTCTGCAAGTTTGAACGCCTGCGTCGGTACTTCGGtgtcgactcagtcgccttgatccattcagtgagcTGTCGAATGAACTGGTGACCTCATGCGTCGAGTGCTGTGTTAGAGCGCGGGATCTTGGGCGCGATTGTCtgcagtgtatcccggatttcgcgggatatgaaatttcggggaagcgcgcgggacggggagtGCCGAAGCGGGCGGAGTGGATAAACAGTGATGCCTCGATTTCTGCGTCGCCTTTTCGCCATGTACGCTacgtgcgactgttgcgggatttgacaatattgcctggtcccacgtgtcagtcactcggaagcgaccctttataaggtgacggggtcgaggcgtctgcactgtgcacACCCTTTTCTCCTTCTTCTTTCTCCGCTTCTCCGTCACGCTCTACTCTTATGTTTCGACGCCGCTGCTCtgtcgccatggtgaaggacaagatggcGGCGCTAGAACGCGCaaagaagacgaaggaggtggcgaagggcaagaagcagcAACGCGGATCGTCGTCGCGcgcggggctgccgccgggctggatccagggcgattggatccggtctttgatTAGGCAGGCGGATCTGGACGAGCTGGCGGAGTCTGGGCtaatcgccaagggagcggcaaggctgccggagggggagatgagtctccagcctcgaccgggtgagtgcgttttactcgccacccacgtcgaccgcggtttttttgcttcctccgcatcctttcttccgggggttcttgaactttttcggtgctcagctccaccatttttctcccaacaccatcacgtatttaGCTGCGTTTGTGTCGATGTGTGAGAACTTattagggtgtcgaccgcactggggtcttttcaaacatatcttcaccattcattcccagtcggtaaaaaaggcgaagtggagtgactcaaaaacccacgtcatccagatgtgtgggggtttaggtacccaaaagaggaataggagtgcctttcccgccatgactctccctgactccgttagaggctggcagtcgacctagttctactgccaggacgtcgcagctcctggtcagtcgactggtcttccccacTTCTTGTTTGACCATGTTCAGACCCCTACTCCACTGAAAGTAACCGCTGCTGAGActatggagacgaggatgttggtggatagagtggtccagctcatcaatgatggCGTTACTGGCCTGGacttgctggaagtgttcctcGGTCGATGCATCCAACCTCTCCAGGCCCGcgatcacccgatgtggctgtattcctgaccggacgacaccgctcgggtccatccagaagaagtgccgTCCGAAACTGTAGCTTTGTGgctgaggagcatcacaggcaaccaggacaaccccagaggatccaAGCGAGTCGTCCCCTTCAGTGACGGGAACCCGCCCGACAAGGTATACTTTTTGTTCCGACTGCTTCCCGCTCATGCTCCGACTGTACTTGATGTTGACTGACTCTGACTCGACCGATTTGTTctgcaggtattcactgagatgcattcggtgcccaatggtgaacaagctttggagcaggaccaggagggaggAGACAGCGTAGAGGAGAGTGGTGAGTGGGAGTCTCCggttgaagaggaggaggaggagagtgaggagtcggacaaggaggaagaagtcgactcgccgccaTGCTCCGAACGCCAATCCAAACAGCAGCACGACCCGACTGGCGGGTGTGGGAAAAGCATGGTCCCGAGTGCCCATACCCAAAAGCGCACTCGGATGTCGACCCCGGACCcaacggagaaggtggccaagcagcctaaagttgctCCTCCCAAGGCTCGGGAGACATTGCCATGGattaagatggacgtccctgttgcttcggggtgagtaCCTCGCTTGCGTTTTCATAGATCGACTGAAGATTTACTTGTTATGAGCAACCCATTCATGTGTCTTTCCagtcccacctctgctgccacggacatggacattgacaaggcgccAGGAGACGAAGAGGCCACCTCACGAGTCGGTAAGTCCGATCGACCAAGCTTCATTAAGTTGAGTAGACCGTCAATCGACAGAATTTCTAACATTTCTCTCTTTCTGTAGTTCTGCAAGAAATTGTGGTGCTCCCTGATGATGAGGAAGAggcgcctctacaggagaggaagaggaggagcgggagctctggcaggaggaggcttgaagtcCAGGTTCCTTAGTCGACGCCGGCGCTCGAGGCGGTGGTTGATCGTTTTGGAGAGCCTGTCCGGACCAGCGTCACGTTTGCcagcccgctgacgactgatcgtccggcGGACTCGACTACACCAACTCCTGTTGCTCCAGTACAACTCCACGTCTCTGACCCAGCGACTACTTCGGCTGCTCTGCAGCCATCACTTTTTGCTGTGTATCAGACTCCGGATGATTCAtcgagtgccgctagggaagctcttcgccaggtgagccttgtcatggagcaggtgaaggtggtgcacggggctagtcaggtggcttacaacgccagtactgcccttcaggccaatgttcaggtcagcaagacTCCGACTGAATTTTCGAATGTTGccttatatctgatcacccactggggtgtttcttTGCTTAGAGCTTGGAAAATCTTCCATGTCACTCGACTTGTGTTTAATCCCAGCAGactttctgaaccagtgggggcacgccgagtgcatccactgggtgtagtccccgagaccacgatcgactgcgggcagttgac
Above is a window of Triticum dicoccoides isolate Atlit2015 ecotype Zavitan chromosome 5B, WEW_v2.0, whole genome shotgun sequence DNA encoding:
- the LOC119312701 gene encoding uncharacterized protein LOC119312701, producing the protein MNSRPIVLVFLLLVLIISSQFEWKQQIGEAEASPEATWRRQQPLVVREDGVKEKIILAQEKNIQQLTELIQSLQVQLLHCRGSNSTAHGASSNQSSASYAEADRHQIIDD
- the LOC119312703 gene encoding photosystem II reaction center PSB28 protein, chloroplastic-like isoform X2, coding for MEALAVASPAAARPQPRRRCLAAGSSCQRRTSQLHTSFSGVTVQLHKPLHPTTSSRRSSSVVAMAMTSRPSIQFIQGTDEQTIPDVRLTKSRDGSNGVAIFTFEQPSVFDSSAELGDITGFYMVDEEGTLSSVDVSAKFVNGKPAAVEAKYVMRTPRDWDRFMRFMERYSQANGLQFLKK
- the LOC119312703 gene encoding photosystem II reaction center PSB28 protein, chloroplastic-like isoform X1, which gives rise to MEALAVASPAAARPQPRRRCLAAGSCSSCQRRTSQLHTSFSGVTVQLHKPLHPTTSSRRSSSVVAMAMTSRPSIQFIQGTDEQTIPDVRLTKSRDGSNGVAIFTFEQPSVFDSSAELGDITGFYMVDEEGTLSSVDVSAKFVNGKPAAVEAKYVMRTPRDWDRFMRFMERYSQANGLQFLKK